From a single Chloracidobacterium sp. genomic region:
- a CDS encoding ATP-binding protein, whose translation MLALLRSLLCFLALWPALALPAFAQAATWSNALRFQRFERNQELSNLAVRCIVQDKHGFLWIGTEDGLNRYDGRRIFSYRHNPDDPHSLPSNMVIGLCAARDGALWILPSSGELCRYDPTTDRFIRASLPKLESKRRRYTSALYEDAQGNLWIGGDGYLIRYRLKSEQAKLFPLPNVERPGLPPLTYQYVQSLTASPDGRVWLTFADRLWRFDQQTERFVQLLSDEDRQQYAVAYHPNGRLYISTGKVGSDDWGLTEYDAQDERVITFHRFNLPPGGSRYVSNLTADGDFLWAGVVGYGVVRFDVRSNACQLAPYAPTNLRSPVGDLPLVVYRDRSGVIWVGDGRFGLSKLTPYAAYFKTYRTDPERPNTLSDGYIRGMCEDKEGDWWVGTYGGLNHLSRTQRTIRAYQHRPGDAQSLAHDKVWAVLEDRAGQLWVGTDAGLQTFDRRTERFRPFPMPPNENSRPQAIRVIYEDRDGALLVGSESGLFTISPDRRSVKPTLEGVALPSPFDKEALAVEALERTPDGALWIGHRLGVLRLAPDGKELRGWQSALGRPTSGVPTVCAFLTDSRGRFWLATKGMGLLRYDAAQDRFYALTERQGLPHDNVYAVLEDKRGRLWISTDNGLARYEPDTGKIRHYRAEEGLQGREFNRRAYLKTRAGIMVFGGTQGLTAFPPDELEDNPHPPPVAALVKATGKTFLATPDNAAVTLNYEDGGVTLLLAALDFNAPDANQFAYRIVGRDRDWRPLGTRDEITLADLSPGSWIIAVKAANNDGLWNENGLQLKLFIRPPWWRSWWAYAVYALLAVGALGGLYQARLYRARLLTKTRVAQAKLAAKNRAVRKRAKVSRLLAAKNLELAEANDRLRELDAVKQRFTAMLVHDLKAPLASVRMLLDLLETLIVDKIDAEIREIMHNTALSADRTLQLINEMLEVMRAETTTLQLNIQPVSPKVFLEAALATARPLAAAKGQTLTGLIPDDLPTMSADAGKLERAVTNLLSNAVKFTPEGGEITLEVSVVAGKGVERGRELLLIQVIDTGPGIPEKDVPYIFDPYRQATAQRAVGVGLGLAIVRNIVAAHGGNVNVRSQVGVGTNFIITLPTGRRIERMTVGGDESASGQPGRRRCSVASVLPPNASSV comes from the coding sequence ATGCTCGCGCTGCTTCGCTCGCTGTTGTGTTTTCTTGCGCTGTGGCCGGCTCTTGCGTTGCCGGCGTTCGCACAGGCTGCCACGTGGTCAAATGCGCTGCGCTTCCAGCGTTTTGAGCGCAATCAGGAGCTTTCCAACCTAGCCGTCCGGTGCATCGTGCAGGACAAACATGGCTTTCTCTGGATTGGCACGGAAGACGGCCTCAACCGCTACGACGGGCGGCGCATTTTCTCGTACCGCCACAACCCCGATGACCCGCACAGCCTTCCCTCCAACATGGTGATTGGCCTGTGCGCCGCCCGCGACGGCGCGCTCTGGATTCTGCCTAGCAGCGGGGAGTTGTGCCGCTATGATCCAACCACAGACCGCTTCATTCGCGCCTCGCTGCCCAAGCTGGAAAGCAAGAGACGGCGGTACACCAGCGCGCTTTACGAAGACGCACAGGGCAATTTGTGGATTGGCGGCGACGGTTATCTCATCCGCTACCGTCTGAAGTCCGAGCAAGCCAAGCTGTTTCCGCTGCCGAACGTGGAACGGCCGGGGCTGCCGCCGCTGACTTACCAGTACGTGCAGAGCCTCACCGCGTCGCCGGATGGTCGCGTATGGCTGACGTTCGCCGACCGGCTCTGGCGCTTCGACCAACAAACGGAGCGGTTTGTCCAACTGCTGTCGGACGAAGACCGACAGCAGTATGCCGTCGCTTACCATCCAAACGGGCGGCTGTACATCAGCACAGGGAAGGTTGGGTCGGATGATTGGGGCTTGACGGAGTATGACGCGCAGGACGAACGGGTGATCACTTTCCACCGATTCAATCTACCGCCGGGCGGTTCGCGATACGTTTCCAACCTGACCGCCGACGGCGACTTTCTCTGGGCAGGCGTCGTCGGCTACGGCGTCGTCCGCTTTGATGTCCGGTCTAACGCCTGCCAACTCGCTCCTTATGCGCCGACCAATCTACGCAGCCCGGTTGGCGACCTGCCGTTGGTCGTTTACCGCGATCGGTCGGGCGTCATCTGGGTCGGCGACGGACGGTTCGGACTGTCCAAGCTCACGCCCTACGCCGCCTATTTTAAAACCTATCGCACCGACCCGGAGCGTCCCAACACGTTGAGCGACGGGTACATCCGTGGGATGTGCGAAGACAAGGAAGGCGACTGGTGGGTCGGCACGTACGGCGGACTCAACCACTTGAGCCGCACACAGCGCACAATTCGCGCCTACCAGCATCGTCCGGGTGACGCGCAATCGCTGGCGCACGACAAAGTCTGGGCGGTGCTGGAAGACCGAGCAGGACAGCTCTGGGTCGGGACAGACGCCGGATTGCAAACCTTCGACCGTCGGACTGAGCGGTTTCGTCCGTTTCCGATGCCGCCGAACGAAAACAGCCGCCCGCAGGCAATCCGGGTCATCTACGAAGACCGCGACGGCGCGCTACTCGTTGGCTCCGAGAGCGGGTTGTTCACCATCTCGCCCGACCGCCGCAGCGTCAAGCCGACGTTGGAGGGCGTGGCGCTGCCGTCGCCCTTTGACAAGGAAGCGTTGGCGGTTGAGGCGCTGGAGCGCACACCTGACGGCGCATTGTGGATTGGCCATCGGCTGGGTGTATTGCGGCTGGCGCCGGACGGCAAGGAACTGCGCGGCTGGCAGTCGGCGTTGGGGCGGCCCACGTCAGGCGTGCCGACCGTGTGCGCCTTTCTCACCGACAGCCGGGGACGTTTCTGGTTGGCGACCAAAGGCATGGGGCTGCTGCGCTACGACGCCGCGCAAGACCGCTTTTACGCGCTGACCGAACGGCAGGGGCTGCCGCACGACAACGTTTACGCCGTCCTTGAAGACAAGCGTGGGCGACTGTGGATCAGCACCGACAACGGTCTGGCCCGCTACGAGCCTGACACGGGCAAGATTCGGCACTACCGCGCGGAAGAAGGGCTTCAGGGCAGAGAGTTCAACCGCCGGGCGTATCTCAAGACGCGCGCCGGAATCATGGTTTTCGGCGGGACGCAGGGACTGACCGCTTTTCCGCCTGACGAATTGGAGGACAACCCCCACCCGCCGCCAGTCGCCGCGTTGGTCAAAGCCACCGGCAAAACCTTTCTGGCAACGCCGGACAATGCCGCCGTGACGCTCAACTATGAGGACGGCGGCGTGACGCTCCTTTTGGCGGCGCTGGATTTCAACGCGCCGGACGCCAACCAGTTCGCCTATCGCATCGTGGGCCGCGACCGCGACTGGCGGCCGCTCGGAACCCGAGATGAGATCACCTTAGCCGACTTATCACCGGGCAGTTGGATTATTGCCGTCAAAGCCGCCAACAATGACGGTCTGTGGAACGAGAATGGTCTCCAGCTCAAGCTTTTCATTCGTCCGCCGTGGTGGCGCTCGTGGTGGGCGTACGCCGTCTATGCGCTGCTCGCCGTCGGCGCGCTGGGCGGGCTGTATCAGGCTCGTCTGTACCGCGCGCGGCTGCTGACGAAGACGCGCGTCGCGCAGGCGAAGCTGGCCGCCAAGAACCGCGCCGTCCGCAAGCGGGCGAAAGTGTCGCGGCTGCTGGCTGCTAAAAACCTCGAATTGGCGGAAGCCAACGACCGGCTGCGCGAACTTGACGCCGTCAAGCAGCGGTTTACAGCCATGCTCGTCCACGACCTCAAAGCGCCGCTGGCTTCGGTGCGCATGCTACTGGACTTACTGGAAACGCTCATTGTGGACAAGATTGATGCGGAAATCCGGGAAATCATGCACAACACGGCGCTGAGCGCCGACCGGACGCTCCAACTCATCAATGAGATGCTCGAAGTGATGCGCGCCGAAACGACGACGCTCCAGCTCAACATACAGCCCGTGTCGCCGAAGGTCTTCCTGGAAGCGGCGCTGGCGACGGCGCGCCCGTTGGCGGCGGCAAAAGGACAAACCTTGACGGGTCTGATTCCCGACGACCTGCCGACGATGTCAGCCGACGCCGGCAAACTGGAGCGCGCCGTGACAAACCTGCTTTCCAACGCGGTGAAGTTTACGCCGGAAGGCGGGGAAATTACGCTGGAGGTGTCGGTCGTCGCCGGGAAGGGCGTCGAACGGGGGCGTGAACTGCTGCTGATTCAGGTGATTGACACCGGTCCCGGCATTCCTGAAAAGGACGTACCGTACATCTTCGACCCGTACCGACAGGCGACCGCGCAGCGCGCGGTGGGCGTCGGGCTGGGGTTGGCGATTGTTCGCAACATTGTCGCGGCGCATGGCGGCAATGTAAACGTACGGAGTCAGGTCGGCGTTGGGACGAACTTCATCATTACGTTGCCGACCGGCCGGCGCATCGAGCGGATGACTGTGGGCGGTGATGAGTCCGCATCCGGGCAGCCTGGCCGCCGCCGCTGCTCCGTAGCGAGTGTGCTTCCACCAAACGCAAGTTCTGTATAG
- a CDS encoding aldo/keto reductase, with amino-acid sequence MEYRRLGQTDMHVSALGFGGAEIGFTPGVTQGQVTALIGAAIDAGLNVIDTAAAYQSSEAMLGVALAGRRQNVFLFTKCGATDGFTRYDWSEAGVLEHIAESLRRLRTDYLDLVQLHSCDAETLRRGECITGLQRARERGMTRYIGYSGDGEAAKFAVELGVFDTLQTSINIADQEAIDLTLPLARARNMGVIAKRPIANAAWRTGRRPDNPYHHTYWERLQKLNYDFLKWDVDAAVGYALRFTLSQPGVHTAIVGTTQAGRWEANARHVAAGPLPESDIAAIRARWREVADATWVGQI; translated from the coding sequence ATGGAATACCGCCGACTTGGACAAACCGACATGCACGTAAGCGCGCTGGGGTTCGGCGGCGCGGAAATCGGCTTTACGCCCGGCGTCACCCAAGGGCAGGTCACAGCGCTCATCGGCGCGGCCATTGACGCCGGCCTCAATGTTATTGATACAGCCGCAGCCTACCAGTCCAGTGAAGCCATGCTTGGCGTAGCCCTCGCCGGACGGAGGCAAAACGTCTTCCTGTTTACAAAGTGCGGCGCGACGGATGGCTTCACGCGCTACGACTGGTCGGAAGCAGGCGTGCTGGAACACATCGCGGAAAGCCTGCGCCGCCTGCGAACCGATTACCTCGATCTGGTCCAACTGCACTCCTGCGACGCGGAAACTCTCCGGCGAGGCGAGTGCATCACCGGACTGCAACGGGCGCGGGAACGCGGCATGACGCGCTACATTGGCTACAGCGGCGACGGTGAGGCGGCGAAATTCGCGGTTGAACTCGGCGTCTTCGACACACTGCAAACCTCGATCAACATTGCCGATCAGGAGGCGATTGATCTGACACTGCCCCTGGCGCGGGCGCGCAACATGGGCGTTATCGCCAAGCGTCCCATCGCCAATGCCGCATGGCGTACGGGACGGCGGCCAGACAATCCCTACCACCACACCTACTGGGAGCGCCTCCAAAAACTCAACTACGATTTCCTCAAATGGGACGTGGACGCCGCCGTTGGCTACGCGCTGCGCTTTACCCTCTCGCAGCCCGGCGTACACACGGCGATTGTCGGAACGACGCAGGCCGGCCGCTGGGAAGCCAATGCGCGCCACGTCGCCGCCGGCCCGTTGCCGGAAAGCGACATCGCGGCGATTCGCGCCCGCTGGCGGGAAGTCGCCGACGCGACGTGGGTCGGACAAATCTGA